From one Leguminivora glycinivorella isolate SPB_JAAS2020 chromosome 5, LegGlyc_1.1, whole genome shotgun sequence genomic stretch:
- the LOC125226227 gene encoding cuticle protein 19-like: protein MFCLLYKKSVLSELYQSGTGVCIQSKMFSKIVALCGLVAACQAGLLHHAPAVSHQNIVHHEQHHETPVHYVHAAPAYHAAPAIHAPIHAIHEAPAVHAAPIHAIHAAPAHHEEDHYVDEYAHPKYGYSYSVEDPHTGDHKSQHETRDGDVVKGEYSLLQPDGSFRKVTYTADHHNGFNAVVHNTPPVIHHH from the exons atgttttgtttgttatataaaaagaGTGTTCTATCTGAGCTATACCAGTCAGGTACAGGCGTTTGTATTCAGAGCAAAATGTTCTCCAAA ATCGTAGCCCTATGCGGTTTGGTGGCGGCGTGCCAGGCGGGTCTCCTGCATCACGCCCCAGCGGTGTCCCACCAGAACATCGTGCACCACGAGCAACACCACGAGACCCCGGTGCACTACGTCCACGCCGCGCCGGCGTACCACGCCGCTCCCGCCATCCACGCCCCGATCCATGCCATCCATGAAGCCCCCGCTGTTCATGCTGCTCCCATCCATGCCATCCACGCCGCCCCTGCTCACCACGAGGAGGATCATTATGTTGATGAATAC GCTCATCCTAAATACGGATACTCGTACTCCGTTGAGGACCCCCACACCGGCGACCACAAGTCCCAGCACGAGacccgcgacggcgacgtcGTGAAGGGCGAGTACTCTCTCCTGCAGCCCGATGGCTCCTTCCGCAAGGTCACCTACACCGCCGACCACCACAACGG ATTCAACGCTGTGGTGCACAACACCCCGCCGGTCATCCATCACCATTAA
- the LOC125226223 gene encoding uncharacterized protein LOC125226223, whose product MSGKILIFVCFVSTAAAIFIRPSGSKGSDDSPKGWQMVRTYHPPSSHDYYKYDSYFTYPKYNFEYSVSDKKTGDHKHHRESRDGDRVRGEYSLVEADGSLRKVEYDADDHNGFNAVVSKTINMHGDHAVSYSGHARHFYPVGHGIKINHYFPGKNYKYHESSNMDNEIVEENNKPATEVKSEKSEENKIEKEEKVSVVEKVEEKKTQPDIKAESEEAPVNEMPAVMSMIMQNAPVDMPTAEGMVLIPVSSESTDIVPKETVPVSEEPSKADKTMSDSEQASSYYHSRIYFVRY is encoded by the exons ATGTCTGGAAAG ATCTTAATATTCGTTTGCTTCGTGAGCACCGCGGCCGCAATTTTTATCAGACCTAGTGGGAGCAAGGGGTCGGATGACAGCCCTAAAGGATGGCAAATGGTGAGGACGTATCATCCGCCCAGCTCTCACGACTACTACAAATATGACTCTTATTTT ACTTATCCCAAATACAACTTCGAGTACTCTGTCTCGGACAAGAAGACGGGTGACCACAAACACCACCGGGAATCCAGGGACGGTGACCGCGTGCGAGGGGAATACAGCCTGGTTGAAGCGGATGGCTCCCTGCGTAAAGTGGAGTATGACGCCGATGATCATAACGG GTTTAATGCAGTTGTCAGCAAAACTATCAACATGCACGGAGATCACGCGGTTTCCTACAGTGGTCACGCTAGACATTTTTACCCCGTTGGTCACGGCATTAAAATTAACCACTACTTCCCTGGAAAGAATTACAAATACCATGAATCATCGAACATGGACAATGAAATTGTTGAAGAAAATAACAAACCTGCAACTGAAGTTAAATCCGAGAAATCTgaagaaaataaaattgaaaaagaAGAGAAGGTTTCCGTAGTTGAGAAAGTAGAAGAAAAGAAGACACAGCCAGATATTAAGGCAGAATCTGAAGAAGCTCCCGTAAACGAAATGCCCGCCGTTATGTCAATGATAATGCAGAACGCTCCTGTTGATATGCCAACTGCAGAAGGTATGGTCTTGATACCAGTATCCTCAGAATCCACTGATATTGTCCCTAAAGAAACTGTACCCGTAAGCGAAGAACCTAGTAAAGCAGATAAGACCATGTCTGACTCTGAACAGGCTTCTTCATATTACCACTCAAGAATTTACTTTGTAAGATATTAA